CATTTTGATTCTTATCAAAATTTTTTGAGAGTTGTAAGTAATGATATTGTAACTAATGGGAAGCAGTTGCAGACATCAATTCTATTTTTTGTTCCAAGGAAATTATGGTCTGGAAAATCAATTGGAAGTGGTGCATATGTAGCAAATGAATTAGGGTTAGGTTTTGATAATATATCAATGAATTATTTTGGGGAAGGATATATAAATTTTGGTTATATGGGAATAATAATATTCACTATATTATTGGCCTTTATAAATTCTAGATTTGATAAAGTTTATTGGGAAAAATTAGGGCAAACAAATATTTTAAAGGGAATTTATTTACTATCTCTAGGGATGCTATTTTTTATATTAAGAGGAGATTTATTAAGTAGTTTTGCTTATACTACAGGAATTCTTTTTACAGTAGTTTTTATATATAAACTAATAATAAAATAGTTAAATGAGTATAGTGAATTAAGGATAGGATATTCTACTTAAGATAAAATTTTTAAATTATTCACCCTTAACTACAAAAAATTGTTTAGATTTTAAGAGAAAATATTTGATAAAATACTCTATTGTAATTTAAATATGAGAAGATCAGTATAGTATCAATAGGATTCCAAAAATTAGGTTACTTATCTTCTGTTAATTATCAAAATAAACTACATAATTTATAAAATACTTAAAACTTAACTTAAAAATAGAAGGTTTCACTAGAAACCAATATTTTGAAAAGAATTATAAAAAACTGAAAGAAAAAATATTTTCTTTATAGAAAGGATAAAAAAATAGTATGCAAAAAAAATATGATTTAGTAATTTTAACAAATTTATCATCATTTTATAAAATAAATTTATATAATGAAATTATCAAAAAGCAAAAAATTTTTGTAATTTTTATTTCGAAATATTCAAAAGATAGAAATGAAGATTTTTTTAAAGGTGAAAAGAAATTTGAATATACTTATTTAGATAATGGAGTTTATGAAGAAAGAGATAGTAAAAAAAATGCTTTTAAGTTAGCTAAAATTTTAAATGGAATGAATTATAAAAAAATAGCATTAGGAGGTTGGGATTCTTTAGAAAATTGGATGGCATGGTTGTTAAGTTCAAAAAAAAAAAATGCTATTGTTATTGAGTCAAGTGAGTTTGAAAGTACAAATAAAGGTTTAAAAGGGATACTAAAAAAAATATTTGTCTCAAGAATTTCTCTTGGATTTGCTTCAGGAGAATCTCAATATAATCTACTAAGAAATGTTGGATATAAGGGTGAGGTAAGGAAAACGAAAGGAGTCGGTATTTTTAATTATAAAAAAGTGAGTATTCAAAGAAATATCAAAAAAGTAAGAAAGTTTTTATATGTAGGAAGATTATCGTCTGAAAAAAATCTTGAGCAAATTATAAAAGTATTTAATACTATGCCAAATTTAGAGTTAAATATAGTTGGATATGGACCTTTGG
This genomic window from Cetobacterium sp. NK01 contains:
- a CDS encoding glycosyltransferase, which translates into the protein MQKKYDLVILTNLSSFYKINLYNEIIKKQKIFVIFISKYSKDRNEDFFKGEKKFEYTYLDNGVYEERDSKKNAFKLAKILNGMNYKKIALGGWDSLENWMAWLLSSKKKNAIVIESSEFESTNKGLKGILKKIFVSRISLGFASGESQYNLLRNVGYKGEVRKTKGVGIFNYKKVSIQRNIKKVRKFLYVGRLSSEKNLEQIIKVFNTMPNLELNIVGYGPLEEELKKLSEDNIKFLGKIDNEKLSKIYQNNDVFILPSKSEPWGLVVEEALYNGLPVILSNKVGCHTELIQNGEQGYLYNIELDNDLEIKINKIIDLKNYLRIKFNIEKLDFEKIKEHQIKTYDIKN